From the Oryzias latipes chromosome 22, ASM223467v1 genome, one window contains:
- the LOC101165188 gene encoding zinc finger protein 106 isoform X1, with translation MEGDRKCILCEIVCVSKQEMDEHIRSMLHHRELEKLKGRDCGHECRVCGVTVVSLTEYASHISSSWHKQNVDKSPGGGELSQENFDQALVDLIQKRKDKIRKEKEAAAAKVAKEEEERRKKEEFQQKLQDAKDRYRLARARQPPLQGYRHQFSCYQNQASGEEAKAGQHVKKGKGATWHAQAPPDLQKWASGDLTTEGMKHPGGGSSKTWGHGALFRSQQNYLPWLNSGGSSHGLYGHNNVNCSYRPYLQRNMGAPPFCDWLKQTLQDPGARGVGSEHSSRTNGSNPVPDKGCRWSPYPVTPAPQAEAHPHALEISQGPKTKQEKTAETGAFICSRQEKSGGRKVNSAPKDESKASGFHREASVSSQQAEGKVSSAVRGGAQLSKAAGQAPSQPNPRPKAIPVSSTAAQHTGSQRPMSESSTTAQHTGSQRPMSESSTTAQHTGSQRPVSESSTTAQHTGSQRPMSESSTAAQHTGSQRPVSESSTAAQHRGSQRPVSESSTAAQHTGSQRPMSESSTTAQHMGSQRPVSESSTAAQHMGSQRPVSEFSTASLQTRSRRPIPESSSTVKQAGSHRPVPELFTETLQTGSQRPIPKSSPAAQQTGSQRPIPQSSPAAPQTGSLRPIPQSSPAAQQTGSQRPIPQSSPAAPQTGSQRPIPQSCPAAQQTGSQRPIPQSSPAAPQTGSQRPIPQSSPAAQQTGSQRPIPQSSPAAPQTGSQRPIPQSSPAAPQTGSQRPIPQSSPAAPQAGSQRPIPQSSPAAPQTGSQRPIPQSSPAAPQTGSQRPIPQSSPAAQQTGSQRPIPQSSPAAPQTGSQRPIPQSSPAAPQTGSQKSCARGREETFSEILGHSKETQSLCSSAKLDTSDLAGPQESAVPPSDNNPSPQSLLVSTSVLDSPWPGGSVREEEEDGKDEAVGLGQSLNSDPSRGAEAASPSSKLDLPHVLKRDLSKHISSKNKAGGHEPNLNIARRVRNLSGSRKHEADRDSGLKPTVRQLLSSSASRRCVNWEQLYDELRKKQDKGKGMPRFGIEMVPNEQDCPRQEEEALLEGFDWDLVTTRKRSLSESSLAPSSSSLLAPCVSEEPPQRMHLSSEQQSAASPPQQRLAAHRQPDTLMSASVKVLQRSESVGGDSSSGMEQCDGQGSCKRRRAATDGQSAEASCLEHNSKRRKVKSKKERLHIDQLLSVSLREEELSRSLQTLDSNLIQARAALEAAYMEVQRLTLLKQQITVQMSTLRNTRIDLLKGMQGTREETSLLKVKEEKSDAPVPSSTALTLHHPAGDAAPSPPSLQSIPVVIKAEPQSPVMVSQQCPEEEGAPCVDGPYVRLQDAAPAAPPGGKPESSSEDPSGCRDQPPSSVLTVDESIQASNDRIPPPTDCRSPVKLSPSRRGSEEGAAAGRPSTLNTPTYSPELKSGARVRKLRKRKSLKKAAAGAKQPESSDSEGDEEACRPRWLRLRRRGSAGSQSSSCSLPADDREGRRALRLMLPTIRLQKVNPKLYKQEQENLDSVENMEVSAACHTQAPASPPLPSYSLACSQVSSTSDMDLCKSSESDFPFSVVHPRNSSVSSDHGGDQGPTEGAFSGHQEAVNGMDIHDGLLYTCSGDRTVRVFDLVTHQCVGVMEGHASKVTCLLVSASPSLPHRLYSGSSDQSIRCYSLQTRELEQQFVVSERVLCLHSRWTLLYAGLANGSVVTFDLKTNKQMDVWDCHGLRGVSCLATSQEGACRILLVGSYDSTITVRDAGSGLLFRTLHGHAKSVLCMQVVKDLVFSGSSDHCVRAHSIHTGQLLHVYRGHSHAVTVVSVLGGVMVTACLDKLVRVFDLQSQNQRQVYGGHRDMVLCMNVYKNMIYTGCYDGSVHAVRLNLSHSFPCRWQGCALVFGVMEHLQEHLTSVHARAGGVQTVRCRWKECEDVLCARSSTQTLLLHMHKHTEEDVQP, from the exons ACAAGATCAG GAAAGAaaaggaagctgctgctgcaaaggtggcaaaagaggaagaggagcgacGGAAAAAGGAGGAATTTCAGCAGAAACTGCAAGACGCGAAGGATCGTTACCGATTAGCACGTGCCAGGCAGCCGCCGCTGCAAGGCTACCGACACCAGTTTTCCTGTTACCAGAACCAGGCCAGCGGCGAGGAGGCAAAAGCAGGTCAACACGTTAAAAAAGGCAAGGGTGCCACCTGGCATGCCCAGGCCCCTCCAGACCTGCAGAAATGGGCATCTGGAGACCTTACTACTGAAGGAATGAAGCACCCAGGGGGGGGCAGCAGCAAGACATGGGGCCATGGTGCGCTCTTTAGAAGTCAGCAGAACTACCTGCCGTGGCTGAATAGCGGGGGGAGCAGTCACGGGCTCTATGGCCACAACAATGTCAATTGTTCCTATAGGCCCTACCTACAGAGAAACATGGGCGCTCCACCCTTCTGTGACTGGCTAAAGCAAACCCTGCAAGATCCCGGAGCTCGAGGGGTGGGGTCTGAACACAGCAGCAGGACTAACGGCAGCAACCCGGTACCAGACAAAGGCTGCCGCTGGTCACCCTATCCCGTAACACCCGCCCCTCAGGCTGAAGCCCACCCACATGCTCTGGAGATCAGCCAAGGCCCcaaaacaaagcaggaaaaGACAGCAGAAACTGGTGCCTTCATTTGCAGCAGACAGGAAAAATCTGGAGGAAGAAAAGTAAATTCTGCTCCCAAAGATGAAAGTAAGGCCAGTGGTTTCCATAGAGAGGCTTCTGTTTCCAGCCAGCAGGCAGAAGGAAAGGTTTCCTCCGCTGTCAGGGGAGGAGCTCAGCTCAGCAAAGCTGCTGGTCAGGCTCCTTCACAGCCTAACCCCAGACCCAAGGCCATCCCAGTATCCTCCACTGCAGCCCAGCACACAGGGTCACAGAGACCCATGTCAGAGTCCTCCACTACAGCCCAGCACACAGGGTCACAGAGACCCATGTCAGAGTCCTCCACCACAGCCCAGCACACAGGGTCACAGAGACCCGTTTCAGAGTCCTCTACTACAGCCCAGCACACAGGGTCACAGAGACCCATGTCAGAGTCCTCCACTGCAGCCCAGCATACGGGGTCACAGAGACCCGTTTCAGAGTCCTCCACTGCAGCCCAGCATAGGGGGTCACAGAGACCCGTTTCAGAGTCCTCCACTGCAGCCCAGCACACAGGGTCACAGAGACCCATGTCAGAGTCCTCCACTACAGCCCAGCATATGGGGTCACAGAGACCCGTTTCAGAGTCCTCCACTGCAGCCCAGCATATGGGGTCACAGAGACCCGTTTCAGAATTTTCCACCGCAAGTCTTCAAACAAGGTCAAGGAGACCAATCCCAGAATCTTCCAGTACAGTAAAGCAGGCAGGGTCACATAGACCCGTTCCAGAATTGTTCACTGAAACTCTGCAGACGGGGTCACAGAGACCCATCCCGAAATCCTCCCCTGCAGCTCAACAGACAGGGTCACAGAGACCCATCCCACAATCCTCTCCTGCAGCCCCACAGACAGGGTCACTGAGACCCATCCCACAATCCTCCCCTGCAGCTCAACAGACAGGGTCACAGAGACCCATCCCACAATCCTCTCCTGCAGCCCCACAGACAGGGTCACAGAGACCCATCCCACAATCCTGCCCTGCAGCTCAACAGACAGGGTCACAGAGACCCATCCCACAATCCTCTCCTGCAGCCCCACAGACAGGGTCACAGAGACCCATCCCTCAATCCTCCCCTGCAGCTCAACAGACAGGGTCACAGAGACCCATCCCACAATCCTCTCCTGCAGCCCCACAGACAGGGTCACAGAGACCCATCCCACAATCCTCTCCTGCAGCCCCACAGACAGGGTCACAGAGACCCATCCCACAATCCTCTCCTGCAGCCCCACAGGCAGGGTCACAGAGACCCATCCCACAATCCTCTCCTGCAGCCCCACAGACAGGGTCACAGAGACCCATCCCACAATCCTCTCCTGCAGCCCCACAGACAGGGTCACAGAGACCCATCCCTCAATCCTCCCCTGCAGCTCAACAGACAGGGTCACAGAGACCCATCCCACAATCCTCTCCTGCAGCCCCACAGACAGGGTCACAGAGACCCATCCCACAATCCTCTCCTGCAGCCCCACAGACCGGGTCACAGAAGAGCTGTGCCAGAGGCAGAGAGGAAACTTTCTCAGAGATACTCGGTCAcagcaaagaaacacaaagccTCTGCAGTTCAGCTAAACTAGACACTTCAGACCTAGCTGGGCCCCAGGAGTCTGCAGTGCCCCCTTCAGACAACAACCCGTCCCCGCAGTCCCTGCTGGTCAGCACCTCTGTCTTAGACAGCCCTTGGCCGGGAGGCTCAgtcagggaggaagaggaggacggaAAGGATGAGGCTGTGGGGTTGGGCCAAAGTCTGAACAGTGATCCCTCCAGAGGCGCTGAAGCGGCCTCGCCTTCATCCAAACTGGACCTCCCCCATGTCCTAAAACGGGACCTTAGCAAACACATCAGCTCCAAAAACAAGGCCGGAGGCCATGAGCCAAACTTGAATATCGCTAGACGTGTCCGGAACCTGAGCGGGTCCCGGAAGCATGAGGCGGACAGGGACTCTGGACTAAAGCCCACTGTGCGCCAGCTACTGAGCAGCTCTGCTTCACGCCGCTGCGTGAACTGGGAGCAGCTCTATGACGAGCTCCGGAAAAAGCAGGACAAGGGGAAAGGCATGCCCAG GTTTGGGATAGAGATGGTACCAAATGAGCAGGACTGCCCAAGACAGGAGGAGGAAGCCCTCCTGGAGGGTTTTGATTGGGACCTGGTGACGACCCGAAAACGCTCCCTATCAGAGAGCAGCCttgcaccctcctcctcctccctgttggCCCCCTGTGTCTCAGAGGAGCCACCACAGAGGATGCATCTGAGCTCAGAGCAGCAGAGCGCCGCCTCTCCACCCCAACAGCGTCTTGCGGCACACAGGCAGCCGGACACACTAATGTCCGCCTCTGTCAAAGTCCTGCAGAGGTCCGAGTCTGTCGGGGGGGACAGCAGCTCTGGGATGGAGCAGTGTGATGGCCAGGGAAGCTGCAAAAGGCGCAGGGCAGCCACA GACGGCCAGAGTGCAGAGGCATCCTGCTTGGAGCATAACAGCAAAAGAAGGAAGGTCAAGTCAAAGAAAG AGCGTCTGCACATCGACCAGCTTCTGTCTGTGTCTCTGCGGGAGGAGGAGCTGAGCCGGTCCCTGCAAACCTTAGACAGCAACCTGATCCAGGCCCGCGCTGCGCTGGAGGCTGCCTACATGGAAGTGCAGCGCCTCACGCTGTTGAAGCAGCAG ATCACTGTGCAGATGAGCACGTTGAGGAACACTCGCATAGACCTGCTGAAAGGGATGCAGG gcACCAGAGAAGAAACCTCTCTGCTCAAAGTCAAAGAAGAAAAGAGCGACGCCCCCGTACCCAGCTCTACTGCTCTCACTCTTCATCACCCTGCAGGAGACGCCGCCCCTTCCCCTCCTAGCCTGCAGTCCATCCCTGTAGTCATCAAAGCAGAGCCGCAGTCCCCGGTGATGGTCTCCCAGCAGTGCCCAGAGGAGGAGGGGGCTCCCTGCGTGGACGGTCCCTACGTTCGGCTTCAGG ACGCTGCTCCTGCTGCGCCCCCTGGAGGAAAACCCGAGTCCAGCAGTGAAGACCCTTCAGGCTGCAGGGATCAGCCTCCCAGCTCTGTCCTCACAGTGGACGAGAGCATCCAGGCGTCCAATGACAGGATCCCCCCTCCCACTGACTGCAGATCCCCCGTCAAGCTGTCGCCCAGCAGGAGGGGCTCTGAAGAAGGGGCTGCCGCTGGCCGTCCATCAACCCTGAACACGCCCACCTACTCACCTGAGCTGAAGAGCGGAGCACGTGTGAGGaagctgaggaagaggaagtcGCTTAAGAAGGCTGCTGCTGGGGCCAAGCAACCTGAGAGCAGCGACTCTGAGGGAGACGAAGAGGCCTGCAGACCACGGTGGCTGCGTCTGCGCAGGCGAGGCAGCGCTGGCtctcagagcagcagctgcagcctgcCTGCAGACGACAGGGAGGGCAGGAGAGCCCTGAGGTTGATGTTACCCACCATCAGGCTCCAAAAGGTCAACCCTAAACTCTACAAACAGGAGCAGGAAAACCTAGATTCAGTAGAAAACATGGAGGTCTCTGCAGCGTGTCACACCCAGGCTCCTGCTTCACCTCCTCTTCCGAGTTACAGCTTGGCCTGCAGCCAGGTCTCCTCCACCAGTGACATGGACCTGTGCAAATCCTCAGAGAG CGATTTTCCCTTTTCCGTTGTCCACCCCAGGAACTCCTCAG TGTCGTCTGACCACGGAGGGGATCAGGGGCCCACTGAGGGGGCGTTCAGCGGCCACCAGGAGGCGGTGAACGGCATGGACATCCACGACGGACTGCTGTACACGTGTTCAGGAGATCGAACCGTCAGAGTGTTTGACTTGGTG ACTCATCAGTGTGTGGGCGTGATGGAAGGCCACGCCTCCAAAGTCACCTGCCTGCTGGTGTCTGCTTCGCCGTCCCTCCCCCACCGCCTGTACTCTGGCTCCAGCGACCAGAGCATCCGCTGCTACAGCCTGCAG ACACGAGAGCTGGAGCAGCAGTTTGTCGTCTCAGAGAGAGTCCTCTGCCTCCACAGCCGCTGGACGTTGTTGTACGCCGGTCTGGCCAACGGCAGCGTGGTGACTTTTGACCTGAAG ACCAACAAACAGATGGATGTGTGGGACTGCCACGGACTGCGAGGCGTCAGCTGCCTGGCCACGTCACAGGAGGGGGCGTGCAGGATCCTGCTGGTGGGCTCCTACGACAGCACCATCACCGTGAGGGATGCTGGGAGCGGGCTGCTGTTTCGCACGCTGCACGGGCACGCCAAGAGCGTGCTCTGCATGCAG GTGGTGAAGGATCTGGTCTTTAGTGGATCCAGTGATCACTGTGTGCGCGCCCACAGCATCCAC ACGGGGCAGCTGCTTCACGTCTACCGCGGCCACAGCCACGCCGTCACTGTGGTCTCCGTCCTGGGGGGGGTGATGGTCACCGCCTGCCTGGACAAACTGGTGCGGGTCTTTGACCTGCAG TCTCAGAACCAGCGACAGGTCTACGGGGGCCACCGGGACATGGTGCTGTGCATGAACGTCTACAAGAACATG ATCTACACCGGCTGTTATGATGGCAGCGTGCACGCCGTCCGCCTGAACCTGTCGCACAGCTTCCCCTGTAGG TGGCAGGGCTGTGCGCTGGTGTTCGGGGTGATGGAGCACCTGCAGGAGCACCTGACCTCGGTGCACGCTCGAGCCGGCGGCGTCCAGACCGTCCGCTGCCGCTGGAAAGAGTGCGAGGACGTGCTGTGCGCCCGCAGCTCTACACAG ACCCTGCTGCtgcacatgcacaaacacacagaggagGACGTGCAGCCCTAG
- the LOC101165188 gene encoding protein piccolo isoform X4 yields the protein MEGDRKCILCEIVCVSKQEMDEHIRSMLHHRELEKLKGRDCGHECRVCGVTVVSLTEYASHISSSWHKQNVDKSPGGGELSQENFDQALVDLIQKRKDKIRKEKEAAAAKVAKEEEERRKKEEFQQKLQDAKDRYRLARARQPPLQGYRHQFSCYQNQASGEEAKAGQHVKKGKGATWHAQAPPDLQKWASGDLTTEGMKHPGGGSSKTWGHGALFRSQQNYLPWLNSGGSSHGLYGHNNVNCSYRPYLQRNMGAPPFCDWLKQTLQDPGARGVGSEHSSRTNGSNPVPDKGCRWSPYPVTPAPQAEAHPHALEISQGPKTKQEKTAETGAFICSRQEKSGGRKVNSAPKDESKASGFHREASVSSQQAEGKVSSAVRGGAQLSKAAGQAPSQPNPRPKAIPVSSTAAQHTGSQRPMSESSTTAQHTGSQRPMSESSTTAQHTGSQRPVSESSTTAQHTGSQRPMSESSTAAQHTGSQRPVSESSTAAQHRGSQRPVSESSTAAQHTGSQRPMSESSTTAQHMGSQRPVSESSTAAQHMGSQRPVSEFSTASLQTRSRRPIPESSSTVKQAGSHRPVPELFTETLQTGSQRPIPKSSPAAQQTGSQRPIPQSSPAAPQTGSLRPIPQSSPAAQQTGSQRPIPQSSPAAPQTGSQRPIPQSCPAAQQTGSQRPIPQSSPAAPQTGSQRPIPQSSPAAQQTGSQRPIPQSSPAAPQTGSQRPIPQSSPAAPQTGSQRPIPQSSPAAPQAGSQRPIPQSSPAAPQTGSQRPIPQSSPAAPQTGSQRPIPQSSPAAQQTGSQRPIPQSSPAAPQTGSQRPIPQSSPAAPQTGSQKSCARGREETFSEILGHSKETQSLCSSAKLDTSDLAGPQESAVPPSDNNPSPQSLLVSTSVLDSPWPGGSVREEEEDGKDEAVGLGQSLNSDPSRGAEAASPSSKLDLPHVLKRDLSKHISSKNKAGGHEPNLNIARRVRNLSGSRKHEADRDSGLKPTVRQLLSSSASRRCVNWEQLYDELRKKQDKGKGMPRFGIEMVPNEQDCPRQEEEALLEGFDWDLVTTRKRSLSESSLAPSSSSLLAPCVSEEPPQRMHLSSEQQSAASPPQQRLAAHRQPDTLMSASVKVLQRSESVGGDSSSGMEQCDGQGSCKRRRAATDGQSAEASCLEHNSKRRKVKSKKERLHIDQLLSVSLREEELSRSLQTLDSNLIQARAALEAAYMEVQRLTLLKQQITVQMSTLRNTRIDLLKGMQGTREETSLLKVKEEKSDAPVPSSTALTLHHPAGDAAPSPPSLQSIPVVIKAEPQSPVMVSQQCPEEEGAPCVDGPYVRLQDAAPAAPPGGKPESSSEDPSGCRDQPPSSVLTVDESIQASNDRIPPPTDCRSPVKLSPSRRGSEEGAAAGRPSTLNTPTYSPELKSGARVRKLRKRKSLKKAAAGAKQPESSDSEGDEEACRPRWLRLRRRGSAGSQSSSCSLPADDREGRRALRLMLPTIRLQKVNPKLYKQEQENLDSVENMEVSAACHTQAPASPPLPSYSLACSQVSSTSDMDLCKSSESVV from the exons ACAAGATCAG GAAAGAaaaggaagctgctgctgcaaaggtggcaaaagaggaagaggagcgacGGAAAAAGGAGGAATTTCAGCAGAAACTGCAAGACGCGAAGGATCGTTACCGATTAGCACGTGCCAGGCAGCCGCCGCTGCAAGGCTACCGACACCAGTTTTCCTGTTACCAGAACCAGGCCAGCGGCGAGGAGGCAAAAGCAGGTCAACACGTTAAAAAAGGCAAGGGTGCCACCTGGCATGCCCAGGCCCCTCCAGACCTGCAGAAATGGGCATCTGGAGACCTTACTACTGAAGGAATGAAGCACCCAGGGGGGGGCAGCAGCAAGACATGGGGCCATGGTGCGCTCTTTAGAAGTCAGCAGAACTACCTGCCGTGGCTGAATAGCGGGGGGAGCAGTCACGGGCTCTATGGCCACAACAATGTCAATTGTTCCTATAGGCCCTACCTACAGAGAAACATGGGCGCTCCACCCTTCTGTGACTGGCTAAAGCAAACCCTGCAAGATCCCGGAGCTCGAGGGGTGGGGTCTGAACACAGCAGCAGGACTAACGGCAGCAACCCGGTACCAGACAAAGGCTGCCGCTGGTCACCCTATCCCGTAACACCCGCCCCTCAGGCTGAAGCCCACCCACATGCTCTGGAGATCAGCCAAGGCCCcaaaacaaagcaggaaaaGACAGCAGAAACTGGTGCCTTCATTTGCAGCAGACAGGAAAAATCTGGAGGAAGAAAAGTAAATTCTGCTCCCAAAGATGAAAGTAAGGCCAGTGGTTTCCATAGAGAGGCTTCTGTTTCCAGCCAGCAGGCAGAAGGAAAGGTTTCCTCCGCTGTCAGGGGAGGAGCTCAGCTCAGCAAAGCTGCTGGTCAGGCTCCTTCACAGCCTAACCCCAGACCCAAGGCCATCCCAGTATCCTCCACTGCAGCCCAGCACACAGGGTCACAGAGACCCATGTCAGAGTCCTCCACTACAGCCCAGCACACAGGGTCACAGAGACCCATGTCAGAGTCCTCCACCACAGCCCAGCACACAGGGTCACAGAGACCCGTTTCAGAGTCCTCTACTACAGCCCAGCACACAGGGTCACAGAGACCCATGTCAGAGTCCTCCACTGCAGCCCAGCATACGGGGTCACAGAGACCCGTTTCAGAGTCCTCCACTGCAGCCCAGCATAGGGGGTCACAGAGACCCGTTTCAGAGTCCTCCACTGCAGCCCAGCACACAGGGTCACAGAGACCCATGTCAGAGTCCTCCACTACAGCCCAGCATATGGGGTCACAGAGACCCGTTTCAGAGTCCTCCACTGCAGCCCAGCATATGGGGTCACAGAGACCCGTTTCAGAATTTTCCACCGCAAGTCTTCAAACAAGGTCAAGGAGACCAATCCCAGAATCTTCCAGTACAGTAAAGCAGGCAGGGTCACATAGACCCGTTCCAGAATTGTTCACTGAAACTCTGCAGACGGGGTCACAGAGACCCATCCCGAAATCCTCCCCTGCAGCTCAACAGACAGGGTCACAGAGACCCATCCCACAATCCTCTCCTGCAGCCCCACAGACAGGGTCACTGAGACCCATCCCACAATCCTCCCCTGCAGCTCAACAGACAGGGTCACAGAGACCCATCCCACAATCCTCTCCTGCAGCCCCACAGACAGGGTCACAGAGACCCATCCCACAATCCTGCCCTGCAGCTCAACAGACAGGGTCACAGAGACCCATCCCACAATCCTCTCCTGCAGCCCCACAGACAGGGTCACAGAGACCCATCCCTCAATCCTCCCCTGCAGCTCAACAGACAGGGTCACAGAGACCCATCCCACAATCCTCTCCTGCAGCCCCACAGACAGGGTCACAGAGACCCATCCCACAATCCTCTCCTGCAGCCCCACAGACAGGGTCACAGAGACCCATCCCACAATCCTCTCCTGCAGCCCCACAGGCAGGGTCACAGAGACCCATCCCACAATCCTCTCCTGCAGCCCCACAGACAGGGTCACAGAGACCCATCCCACAATCCTCTCCTGCAGCCCCACAGACAGGGTCACAGAGACCCATCCCTCAATCCTCCCCTGCAGCTCAACAGACAGGGTCACAGAGACCCATCCCACAATCCTCTCCTGCAGCCCCACAGACAGGGTCACAGAGACCCATCCCACAATCCTCTCCTGCAGCCCCACAGACCGGGTCACAGAAGAGCTGTGCCAGAGGCAGAGAGGAAACTTTCTCAGAGATACTCGGTCAcagcaaagaaacacaaagccTCTGCAGTTCAGCTAAACTAGACACTTCAGACCTAGCTGGGCCCCAGGAGTCTGCAGTGCCCCCTTCAGACAACAACCCGTCCCCGCAGTCCCTGCTGGTCAGCACCTCTGTCTTAGACAGCCCTTGGCCGGGAGGCTCAgtcagggaggaagaggaggacggaAAGGATGAGGCTGTGGGGTTGGGCCAAAGTCTGAACAGTGATCCCTCCAGAGGCGCTGAAGCGGCCTCGCCTTCATCCAAACTGGACCTCCCCCATGTCCTAAAACGGGACCTTAGCAAACACATCAGCTCCAAAAACAAGGCCGGAGGCCATGAGCCAAACTTGAATATCGCTAGACGTGTCCGGAACCTGAGCGGGTCCCGGAAGCATGAGGCGGACAGGGACTCTGGACTAAAGCCCACTGTGCGCCAGCTACTGAGCAGCTCTGCTTCACGCCGCTGCGTGAACTGGGAGCAGCTCTATGACGAGCTCCGGAAAAAGCAGGACAAGGGGAAAGGCATGCCCAG GTTTGGGATAGAGATGGTACCAAATGAGCAGGACTGCCCAAGACAGGAGGAGGAAGCCCTCCTGGAGGGTTTTGATTGGGACCTGGTGACGACCCGAAAACGCTCCCTATCAGAGAGCAGCCttgcaccctcctcctcctccctgttggCCCCCTGTGTCTCAGAGGAGCCACCACAGAGGATGCATCTGAGCTCAGAGCAGCAGAGCGCCGCCTCTCCACCCCAACAGCGTCTTGCGGCACACAGGCAGCCGGACACACTAATGTCCGCCTCTGTCAAAGTCCTGCAGAGGTCCGAGTCTGTCGGGGGGGACAGCAGCTCTGGGATGGAGCAGTGTGATGGCCAGGGAAGCTGCAAAAGGCGCAGGGCAGCCACA GACGGCCAGAGTGCAGAGGCATCCTGCTTGGAGCATAACAGCAAAAGAAGGAAGGTCAAGTCAAAGAAAG AGCGTCTGCACATCGACCAGCTTCTGTCTGTGTCTCTGCGGGAGGAGGAGCTGAGCCGGTCCCTGCAAACCTTAGACAGCAACCTGATCCAGGCCCGCGCTGCGCTGGAGGCTGCCTACATGGAAGTGCAGCGCCTCACGCTGTTGAAGCAGCAG ATCACTGTGCAGATGAGCACGTTGAGGAACACTCGCATAGACCTGCTGAAAGGGATGCAGG gcACCAGAGAAGAAACCTCTCTGCTCAAAGTCAAAGAAGAAAAGAGCGACGCCCCCGTACCCAGCTCTACTGCTCTCACTCTTCATCACCCTGCAGGAGACGCCGCCCCTTCCCCTCCTAGCCTGCAGTCCATCCCTGTAGTCATCAAAGCAGAGCCGCAGTCCCCGGTGATGGTCTCCCAGCAGTGCCCAGAGGAGGAGGGGGCTCCCTGCGTGGACGGTCCCTACGTTCGGCTTCAGG ACGCTGCTCCTGCTGCGCCCCCTGGAGGAAAACCCGAGTCCAGCAGTGAAGACCCTTCAGGCTGCAGGGATCAGCCTCCCAGCTCTGTCCTCACAGTGGACGAGAGCATCCAGGCGTCCAATGACAGGATCCCCCCTCCCACTGACTGCAGATCCCCCGTCAAGCTGTCGCCCAGCAGGAGGGGCTCTGAAGAAGGGGCTGCCGCTGGCCGTCCATCAACCCTGAACACGCCCACCTACTCACCTGAGCTGAAGAGCGGAGCACGTGTGAGGaagctgaggaagaggaagtcGCTTAAGAAGGCTGCTGCTGGGGCCAAGCAACCTGAGAGCAGCGACTCTGAGGGAGACGAAGAGGCCTGCAGACCACGGTGGCTGCGTCTGCGCAGGCGAGGCAGCGCTGGCtctcagagcagcagctgcagcctgcCTGCAGACGACAGGGAGGGCAGGAGAGCCCTGAGGTTGATGTTACCCACCATCAGGCTCCAAAAGGTCAACCCTAAACTCTACAAACAGGAGCAGGAAAACCTAGATTCAGTAGAAAACATGGAGGTCTCTGCAGCGTGTCACACCCAGGCTCCTGCTTCACCTCCTCTTCCGAGTTACAGCTTGGCCTGCAGCCAGGTCTCCTCCACCAGTGACATGGACCTGTGCAAATCCTCAGAGAG TGTCGTCTGA